In the Brachyhypopomus gauderio isolate BG-103 unplaced genomic scaffold, BGAUD_0.2 sc50, whole genome shotgun sequence genome, gggcagtcatgttaggcgtgctaggtgtacaaggagtgaaataacaaaacatagtctctggctccctcaatctctctctgtctgtaatatagaggcccaatcatgtatagacaagtgcaggccttcctttactgttcacatagatgcagccctagccagatgtgctatttttgtgtctccctttctgacacacgcagatgtcatcacactctatctgtagagcacacactgaccaaacccaaacagcttcttttcacttttaggtctaaaggaccttttgggcttccttttgcctattgaggccaaaatatgcctatttgtgtgtgaacccgccaatcgccgcttgcggctatatttattattatttttcaggctgtaaaacgcatactgcagcctagaccgtaaggcccagaaacaccaaacttggcagacaggtgcaccagaggtgcaatgagggaaacccagacaatgacccacattggcctgatggtggcgctatagcgcagcattttgtgttttggtccatatctcctacaccgtaggtcatagaaacgaaattccacttctgatggattccttggctcaaaccaaacaaaaaagcctcaaggaccctttagctccgcccacttagatttcgagttaatttgcataatgtgcaaaatcgcacacatctttgagcccaaacttgtccctggatttttcacatacatgcacatatgtggtatcaaaacgttcagaagagtctgaactttaaaatctatccagcaaaaatgctaatttcatcactacctagtcagtataagccaatcaaatgagagggtgtaaactcaatagtaaattttgcgcatatgaagctctaactgcagaaaacttgcatgcaatgagatgacacttcacagacagcttccctctgagggtctggggcagctcgcagaggttgccatacctcacctgctagggggcgctataacatgcaaaaatttgccccatgcactcagattggccgatccacatgaaacttggcagacatcatctatgggcctctgggaaccaggtcctaaaacagacatgccatacttccaaaatggctgacgtaatcggccaatcagtgatcggcacgcgtttgacaggcttaccattggtcgatctgcacaaaacctcttgggtgtggacaagtgcacaccccctatgacataatccagccgggtgtcgattggccactggggggcgctattgcaaataaagcaagtatatcccctacataattccacttgggaacatgcaattagactcttttgattccttgcagtagtgcgaacaactttcccattacatgtcctattaaaaaatgcacagtttacttacagttaataatagtttgaaatcatcacttttcatactcctcctaggattttcatactatcatgtcaagcaaagtcttataatactctacagagtgtgaaatcaaaaaacaatccaaagattttggattttaggacacttatacctgctaaatatttttttaacggacagcatcgatacatataatattcatattcttgaagctctttcatattttatccaattctgaccaaaatgcacaagcccattcagaatcccatcctgaacaaatttgtcaagtttcatctaaatcggttatcgtatggctctacagtgcagtattatatacaatgcataaaaatgcatgtaaagtccctctgtcaccttctccttctcacacgcacgcaggctgaaactcacacactcagtctctctcacactctcacccacattcccactcccatctctgtgccctaagtaaacattgctctggctacctagatctctctgtgtctattaaccaggcacacacacatacaggcgcaagcaggccttcctgtagcattcacaatgacacttccctagccatacccacccatatcccagtgactaacacatgcttatacaaactgatatttggcttcttttttgtctctctctcacacaaacacacagacacacacacctttatacctatatgtatgtatagtttctatgtatacttatgtatgtatgtattagtatatgttgtcatagtttgaatacatatactaccacacacacacacacacacacacacttctacctaaatgtatgtatagtttgtatgcatatctatagtatatgtatagtatatgtcagtcatatcagacatgccagtccagtcatgtcagttatatcagtcatgtcagtgatgccagtcatgccagtcatgttctgccagtcatgtaagtcatgtcatgccaatcatttcagtccagtcatatcagtcctatcagtcatgtcagtccagtcatgtcagtcaaatcttcaaatcattacagtcatgccagttatgtcagtcatatcagtcatgttaattttgttcgtcatgccagtgatgtcattccagtcatgccagtcatatcagttatgtcagtaatgccagtcatgtcagtcatgccaggctttgcagactacattcatactttgaatacacaggcagtcatgttaggcgtgctacatgtacaaggagtgaaataacaaagcatagtctctggctccctcaatctctctctgtcagtaatatagaggcccaatcatgtatagacaagtgcaggccttcctatactgttcacatagatgcagccctagccagatgtgctatttttgtgtctccctttctgacacacgcagatgtcatcacactctacatctgtagagcacacactggccaaacccaaacagctttttttcacttttaggtctaaaggaccttttgggcttccttttgcctattgaggccaaaatgcctattggtgtgtgaacccgccaatcgccgcttgcggctatatttttctctattttttttttcacattttgtctctcatagttgaggtctacctatgatgtcaattacaggcctctctcatctttttaagtgggagaacttgcacaattggtgactgacaatacttattttccccactgtagctAGGTTTTTAGCTTTTATTCTTGGGTGGTCTTGTGGTCTTATCGATTCTTGTATCAGTGACGTAACTGTGGTCAGATATGCAGGTCCAATCAGTAGTGTTTCATGTTCCATTCTCAACAGTGTTTCCGTCCCCATTAGCAAAAACCCCCTGAACCTGAACCACACAGCAGCCCCGTGTCCTCAAGGCCCTTACACGAGTCTCAACTCCATCAGCTACCTGCATGTCTATCTCTTTTGTTCTCGTTTCCTCTGAGGTGAACCAGCTATGTTTATGGTGTAGCAGTAACCCTCTCCCTCAGAGCTAGTGCTGTAGTGCTTGTGGTAAGAAGCTCGTGCTATCGCTCAAACCACATCTCAACATTTAAACATGGAAACAGAAGACACTTCTCTCATGTTGCGTTTCTCATTCTGGGGAAAGAGTTTTGTATGTTCATCATCGAAGAGCTACAGCACAGTGAACCTTCTGATCCATATCAGACACTCTGATCCATATCAGACATTCTGTGAGCGTTTGGATGAATTAACATAATTtcatccaattttattttatttttaaattttatcCATGTCATAAATTATCCAGACCTGTATTTAAGCATGACAAACCAATGGTCCATGATTCTTCCACTGTATTCCAAGTGGGTAGTAGTGGGTAGTAATATAGCCAGAAGATTGTGGTTCCTGTGTCATGCCCAGCTGTGGTCAGGACTGGGTGAGGTGGTTCTGGAAGTCCTGTGATGGCTGCCACAGGTCCAGAACTTACGCCTCTCTCATGCTGGGAGCTTCTTTCTCCAGTTCCCACATCACTGCTCAGGGTCCTACAGTGAACATGATCTAGCACCTGTAGGGGAGGCTCAGACGCCACAACTCCTGTCCTCATTGGCTAGTGTCACCTATGACATCACAACATCTGCACCGAGACGGGCGTGTTGACCTGGAATAACATTACACAGAAAGACGGGCCTCAACACAGGACCTTAACAAAGACATCACATTACACAGGACCTTAACAAAGACATCACATTACACAGGACCTTAACAAAGACATCACATTACACAGAGCCTTAACAAAGACATCACATTACACAGAGCCTCAACGAAGACAGCACATTACACAGAGCCTTAACAAAGACATCACATTACACAGAGCCTTAACAAAGACATCACATTACACAGGGCCTTAACAAAGACATCACATTACACAGAGCCTTAACAAAGACATCACATTACACAGGGCCTTAACAAAGACATCACATTACACAGAGCCTTAACAAGACATCACATTACACAGAGCCTTAACAAGACATCACATTACACAGAGCCTTAACAAAGACAGCACATTACACAGAGCCTTAACAACGACATCACATTACACAGAGCCTTAACAACGACATCACATTACACAGAGCCTTAACAAAGACATCACATTACACAGAGCCTCAACGAAGACATCACATTACACAGAGCCTTAACAAAGACATCACATTACACAGGGCCTTAACAAAGACATCACATTACACAGAGCCTTAACAAGACATCACATTACACAGAGCCTTAACAAGACATCACATTACACAGAGCCTTAACAAAGACAGCACATTACACAGAGCCTTAACAACAACATCACATTACACAGAGCCTTAACAACGACATCACATTACACAGAGCCTTAACAAAGACATCACATTACACAGAGCCTCAACGAAGACATCACATTACACAGAGCCTTAACGAAGACAGCATATTACACAGAGCCTCAACGAAGACAGCACATTACACAGAGCCTTAATAAAGACATCACATTACACAGAGCCTTAACAAGACATCACATTACACAGAGCCTCAACGAAGACATCACATTACACAGGACCTTAACAAAGACATCACATTACACAGAGCCTCAACGAAGACATCACATTACACAGAGCCTTAACAAAGACAGCACATTACACAGGACCTTAACAAAGACATCACATTACACAGGGCCTTAACAAAGACATCACATTACACAGAGCCTTAACAAAGACAGCACATTACACAGAGCCTTAACAAAGACAGCATATTACACAGAGCCTTAACAAAGACATCACATTACACAGGACCTTAACAAAGACAGCACATTACACAGAGCCTTAACAAAGACAGCACATTACACAGAGCCTTAACAAAGACATCACATTACACAGAGCCTTAACAAAGACAGCATATTACACAGAGCCTTAACAAAGACAGCACATTACACAGAGCCTTAACAAAGACATCACATTACACAGAGCCTTAACAAAGACAGCATATTACACAGAGCCTTAACAAAGACAGCACATTACACAGAGCCTTAACAAAGACATCACATTACACAGAGCCTTAACAAAGACCACATTACACAGAGCCTTAACAAAGACATCACATTACACAGGACCTTAACAAAGACATCACATTACACAGAGCCTTAACAAGACATCACATTACACAGAGCCTTAACAACGACATCACATTACACAGGGCCTTAATAAAGACATCACATTACACAGAGCCTTAACAAAGACAGCATATTACACAGAGCCTTAACAAAGACAGCACATTACACAGGGCCTTAACAAAGACAGCACATTACACAGAGCCTTAACAAAGACAGCACATTACACAGAGCCTTAACAAAGACATCACATTACACAGAGCCTTAACAAAGACAGCACATTACCTTAATAAAGACATCACATTACACAGAGCCTTAACAAGACAGCATATTACACAGCCTTAACAAAGACATCACATTACACAGAGCCTTAACAACGACATCACATTACACAGAGCCTTAACAAGACATCACATTACACAGAGCCTTAACAAGACAGCATATTACACAGCCTTAACAAAGACATCACATTACACAGAGCCTTAATAAAGACATCACATTACACAGGGCCTTAACAAAGACATCACATTACACAGAGCCTTAATAAAGACATCACATTACACAGAGCCTTAGCAAAGACATCACATTACACAGCCTCAACGAAGACATCACATTACACGGAGCCTTAACAAAGACATCACATTACACAGGGCCTTAACAAAGACATCAGATTACACAGAGCCTTAATAAAGACATCACATTACACAGGGTCTTAACAAAGACATCACATTACACAGAGCCTTAACAAAGACATCACATTACACAGGGCCTTAAATGCAGCTCCTGTACAGTCAGAGCTAGCAACCCCAGTAACCACTAGGTTAAAAGAGGAAGTGTGTTATTAGTAACCATCTACTAATGTGTTAATGCAGCAGAGAACACGTTCGTCTTTGGTGCTAGAAGAACAAAAAATGACTTTAATCAGGGGACGGATCCCTACAGCACATCACAGATGGTCTCCAGTACGAATCCTCTTACTTCTTCTCTGCTTAGATCATGGTAGAGTAAAACAATCTTTAATGTTTCATTGGTAAAACTGTGTGTAGCTGTCGGTGGGTGTCAGTAGTTAATAACCTCATATCAGATTGGCTTTACCCTTTCAGCTGCTGCAGTGGGCTTTTTGCACAGAGTGTGTATCGTTGGAGAAACGTGCGAGATCGAGCTGAGAGGAAACGTGTCTGTTCAGGAGAACGATGACGTTCAGTGGGTTTGCAACGCTACACAGCGTATTAGCAGAAAACAGAATATAATCACCAAACCTgagaagtataacttgcttaaAAATGGAACCCTTCAAATTTACAATGGAACGAAGGAAGACTCTGGAAATTACAGTGTCCAAATCTACGACAATAAGACTGGGAACCGAATAACAAATCAAATGACCCAACTCCAGATTCTCCGTATGtgcagatcacacacactgttttgCACACCACCTGATTGTCAATAGTCAGTAGATGTTTCCAGCTATAAGATCTGGCTATTCTCCTGTCATGTCTGTTGGGCTGTGTTGATGTGTTTCTGCAGATGGGGTGTCTGATCTGAGGGTGGTGTCCACGTGTTCTGGAGGAACACACACAGTAACCTGCAGCGCTGGTAAAGGAGATGACGTCCAGTTCATGTGGATGTTGGTCAATCAGAGTTTGGTGCTGTCAGAGTCAAACAAACACACCATTCACCTTGGGAACTACACTCATGAAGATCTGGTCTGTGTAGCTGTCAATGCTGTCAGCAGAATCCAAAAAGGTGTTCCAGCATGtagaggtaacctgcacacttgTGCTTAATCAAAGGTGTTATGGCCATGAGTGCAATGTGTCAGAAATGAATCGTTCccagtgtgtttttgtaagGAGGTAATTGTGTATGTCACGGGTATGTAAATAATGAAAGCACTGAAGTATAAATGCAAAAGTACAACCTGTCCTTGTACTATGTCTGTTAAGAGCTGTTTTTGCAATAGaaatacattacattatattTTTAAGTAGCTAAATCATGTTTTGTTAGGATCTGATCTTTCTAAAATGTGGAATGTTTGTCATTTCATATTCATATAATATGAAATGTATATGTTGTATAGGTATGTATAAACGTATAGGTTTGACAGGAATATGGTAAAACACAGTTCTGGCCTCTCTGTCTATGTAGTTCTAGTCATGTCCAGTAGATGATACTATATACATTCTAGTGAAATCACTGAACAGTGAAAGCACCACTGCTTTATAAATTCTAAGTTACACTAAATTCCTTTTGAGGCTGTAAACTTTAATGAATATCTATTTTCTGCAAAGTGCTATATaacatttattatttgtttatttacttgcatttgtttattattattactaacagttgtagtagtagtagacatagtagcagtagtgtagaacagtagtagcagtagaaaTTGAATATTTACACCTAGATAAGGtttgaaaaaatgtttttgaatgtTAAAATCTCTATAATTTCTTTAATAAttatctataataataataataatatatgtgGTACACAAATGTGGACACAAAGAGCTAATTTTAAGAGCATTATTTTGGAAGAACCTTAAAAACACTGTTCTGTGGAACTGACACACGTTCTGTGGAACTGACACAGGTTCTATGGAACTGACACACGTTCTATGGAACTGACACACGTTCTGTGGAACTGAAACATGTTCTGTGGAACTGAAACTCTTGAATTCTTAATTATCTTCATTGATTCAGTGATCAAATGATTCTCCTGTAGTCCAGGTTTAAAAAACACATAACCGCAAGGTTATATTCTGTAGCACTGGGGCTAAAAGCTAAAACCATTTTTCAAGTCTGTCAGCACTgaacagaggtggaaagagtactgaaaaattgtaattgagtaaaagtatcattactttgcctaaaatctactcagagtaaaagtaaaattacccatctcaaaatttactcgagtaaaagtactaaattacttcatttaaaatgtaatttgagtaaaagttacttagttactttcagttatttaatgcatggatgaatcatgaaccaaattcagcacaagttgttttaatcacaAGTTGTTTTTAGTGCACATCCtaacttgcaaaaagatcagctgggctcaggaacatacttcctcacagcacaaggacagtcacaacctgtaccataaagtgcaaacaattttcagtcctattgtccaacggacaacactatgataagaataaagaaatttaaattacaaattatccaaaaaacaaaatgcacacaaaattaagtgcccacaagatgccacaaatcaaattaaaatgcaacaggattccactactcacaataaaatgcccacaggatcccacatcaaaaatttaaaaatgctcataggatcccacaatttaaaagtaagtgctcacaggatccaactattcaaaatacagtgcccaccggatcccactgttcacaataaaatgcccacaagttgccacaactcaaaataaaatataaaattaccacaggatcccacatctcaaaataaaacaaaatgcgcacaggattccactatttaaaacgctcacaggatccaactattcaaaatacagtgcccataGGATTCCACTTTTCCCAATAAAatatccacaggatcccacagaacctgatagatagaagatttaaagatagaacagtctcatccttttggaaaaaagtgcaccagattatgacctgattatgagacaatggacagGGCGTgcacaaggcaaggccacgcaattggccttcagttctgggactcagaagtttacatttctgcccgcatttaatttttcaccatcaatatttttttactcagtaatgtgagggtgttcaaatgtagtgaagtaaaactacttgggtcaaaatttactcaagtaaaagtaaaaattacatatttcaaaaactactcagaaagttacaaattactcataaaaagtactcaattacagtaatttgagtaaatgtaattagttactttccacccctggcaCTGAACAATGCAAAATAcataaaaatgtttacattCACATTTCTATTGGTACGCAGTTCTCTTAtctgtacatactgtatatccacctcacaaacacacccaacaTATCGAACCTACCAGCCCATCATACCCTGTGGAATATTTACTGTGGACAAGGTGTGGAAGAACATAGCTCTTCTCTTTTAACTGCTGTTTTTCAACAGGATATTTACCAACATTTGCAGCTGTGGCCTTTTTTCTAACAGCTGCCTTGTGGTCAGGAGTGTTGGGACGAGTGAGGAAGAAAGAAGCCAACGGTGAGAGAATCACACTGCTTGAAGATCTCACACAGAACAGTGTTTTGGTCATTCTTCACCCACAACAGTATCTTGATCATGCAGAACTGTTATTATAATTCCAGAAGCTGAGGAGAACATTTATCTTGATATGCGGGGAATTACACCAGCGAGACGTCCAGTGGGCCCTGCAGTGCTGTGTTCAGAAAATTCAATTTATGGTGAAGattatttttacattatttttacaTTATGCTGTGAAAGTTCACTCTCTCCAGCACACACTCATGCCATGGTCCTGGAGTCTGCGTTGTtttactactaacactactactactactactactactactactactactactactactactactactgcaatagaatactactaaca is a window encoding:
- the LOC143487797 gene encoding uncharacterized protein LOC143487797 isoform X1; its protein translation is MQQRTRSSLVLEEQKMTLIRGRIPTAHHRWSPVRILLLLLCLDHAAAVGFLHRVCIVGETCEIELRGNVSVQENDDVQWVCNATQRISRKQNIITKPEKYNLLKNGTLQIYNGTKEDSGNYSVQIYDNKTGNRITNQMTQLQILHGVSDLRVVSTCSGGTHTVTCSAGKGDDVQFMWMLVNQSLVLSESNKHTIHLGNYTHEDLVCVAVNAVSRIQKGVPACRGYLPTFAAVAFFLTAALWSGVLGRVRKKEANEAEENIYLDMRGITPARRPVGPAVLCSENSIYETFKPLFTTMPTLSPERGGENVFTPTSASSQEQGGEDVFTPTSASSQERGGENVFTPTSASSQERGGENVFTPTSASSQERGGEDVFTPTSASSQERGGEDINAFNCIQFNSQRVLKCQKLQ
- the LOC143487797 gene encoding uncharacterized protein LOC143487797 isoform X2 encodes the protein MIGFTLSAAAVGFLHRVCIVGETCEIELRGNVSVQENDDVQWVCNATQRISRKQNIITKPEKYNLLKNGTLQIYNGTKEDSGNYSVQIYDNKTGNRITNQMTQLQILHGVSDLRVVSTCSGGTHTVTCSAGKGDDVQFMWMLVNQSLVLSESNKHTIHLGNYTHEDLVCVAVNAVSRIQKGVPACRGYLPTFAAVAFFLTAALWSGVLGRVRKKEANEAEENIYLDMRGITPARRPVGPAVLCSENSIYETFKPLFTTMPTLSPERGGENVFTPTSASSQEQGGEDVFTPTSASSQERGGENVFTPTSASSQERGGENVFTPTSASSQERGGEDVFTPTSASSQERGGEDINAFNCIQFNSQRVLKCQKLQ